The Amycolatopsis umgeniensis DNA segment CAGCGCGCCCGAAGCCGATCCGGCCTCCGACGGCTCCACTCCGGACAACGCGATCTCGAAGTACGGCCCCATGATCAGCCCGGAGCCGATCCCGACCACCAGCAGCGCCGGGGCGAGCTGCCACGGGCCGACGTCCGGGCCGAGGAGCAGCAGCAGGGCGACCACTCCGGCGGCCATGATCAGCGCGCCGGTGTGCAGCACCTTGCGGCCGTGTTTCCGGACGGCCTGCACCAGGCCCATCCCGACGATCATGCCCAGCGACATCGGCACCCCGGAAAGCCCGGCCTTGAGCGGCGAGAAACCCAGCCCGAGCTGCAAGTACAGCGCGAACACGAAGCCGAAGCCCGAGAACGCCGCGAAGTAGATCGTGCCGGTCGCCATCCCGGCGAGGAAGCTGCGCTTGCGGAACAGGCTGGGCTCGACCAACGGGTCACCGCCGCGACGGCTCTTGCGCTTCTCGAACCACGCGAACACCCCGAACACCACGACCGCGGCGGCCATCATCGCGAAGATCCACAGCGGCCAGCCGTACTCGCGGCCCTGCACCAGCGGGAAGACGATCAGCAGGGCACCGGTCGTGGCGAGCAGCGCGCCGGGGATGTCGAGCTTGAGCGAACCGCCGGGGCGGGACTCGGGCAGGAACTTCAGCGCGGCGGCCACGGCCAGCGCGCCGATCGGGAGGTTGATCAGGAAGATCATCCGCCAGCCGGTGCCGAAGAGGTCGGCGTCGACCAGCGAACCCGCGAGGATCGGGCCGCCGACCGCGGCGAGCCCCATGACCGGGCCGAACATGCCGAACGCGGACTGCAGTTCCTTGCCGGAGAACATCTCCTTCATCATGCCGAGGCCCTGCGGGACCATCGCGGCGCCGAACAGCCCCTGCACCACCCGCGCGGTGATGATCATCTCGGGGTTCACCGCGATCGCGCAGAACAGCGAACCCACGACGAAGCCGATCGCGCCGATCACGAACATGCGCCTGCGGCCGAAGATGTCGCCGAGCCGCCCGCCCGTGAGCAGGCCGGACACCATCGCGAGGGTGTACGCGACGCCGAGCCACTGGATCATCGACGTGCCGCCGCCGAGCGAGGCCTGCATGACCGGCCCCGCGATGCTCGTGACCGTCATGTCGAGCAGTTCCATCACCGAGCCGGTCAGGATCACGAACAGCGCGGGCCAGCGCCAGCGGTACGGCTTCGGCTCGAGCGCGTTTTCCGAGGTCGCGGCGCCCGGGGTGTCCAGTGTCATCGTCATGGGAACAACGCTAAAGTCAATTCCGGCCACTTTCTGACCGGAATCGGAGCGAATCTGGATTCATGGCGAACACGAGTGCGCGGATGCTGCGGTTGCTGTCCCTGCTGCAGACACACCGCTTCTGGTCGGGGATCGAACTGAGCGACAAGCTCGAGGTGAGCGAGCGGACCCTGCGGCGCGACGTCGAACGGCTGCGCGAGCTGGGCTATCCGGTCAACGCGAGCCGAGGTGTCGCGGGCGGCTACCAGCTGAGGTCGGGCACGGTCATGCCGCCGCTGCTGCTGGACGACGAGGAGGCCGTGGCCATCGCGGTCGGCCTGCGGACGGCGGCGGGCGGCTCGGTGGAGGGCATCGAGGAGACGTCGGTCCGGGCGCTGACCAAGGTCGTCCAGGTGATGCCGCCCCGGCTGCGCAGACGCGTCGACGCGCTCCAGGCGTACTCGACGCCGGCGGCCGTCACGGGTCCCCGGGTCAACGCGGCCAGCTTGACGGTGATCGCGCAGGCCTGCCGGGACGACGAGAGGCTGAAGTTCGACTACGCGGCACGCGGTGGCGAGGAGTCCGCGCGGCTGGTCGAGCCGCACCGGCTCGTCTCGCTCGGACGGCGCTGGTACCTGGTGGCGTGGGACCTCGACAGGGTCGACTGGCGCACCTTCCGCGTCGACAGGCTCAGCG contains these protein-coding regions:
- a CDS encoding MFS transporter; the protein is MTMTLDTPGAATSENALEPKPYRWRWPALFVILTGSVMELLDMTVTSIAGPVMQASLGGGTSMIQWLGVAYTLAMVSGLLTGGRLGDIFGRRRMFVIGAIGFVVGSLFCAIAVNPEMIITARVVQGLFGAAMVPQGLGMMKEMFSGKELQSAFGMFGPVMGLAAVGGPILAGSLVDADLFGTGWRMIFLINLPIGALAVAAALKFLPESRPGGSLKLDIPGALLATTGALLIVFPLVQGREYGWPLWIFAMMAAAVVVFGVFAWFEKRKSRRGGDPLVEPSLFRKRSFLAGMATGTIYFAAFSGFGFVFALYLQLGLGFSPLKAGLSGVPMSLGMIVGMGLVQAVRKHGRKVLHTGALIMAAGVVALLLLLGPDVGPWQLAPALLVVGIGSGLIMGPYFEIALSGVEPSEAGSASGALTSLQQVGGALGMALLGTVFFDAGTAGPTDAAQRTFWVVAVMVLLTFAVGFLLPQRIRDVESAG
- a CDS encoding YafY family protein; this translates as MANTSARMLRLLSLLQTHRFWSGIELSDKLEVSERTLRRDVERLRELGYPVNASRGVAGGYQLRSGTVMPPLLLDDEEAVAIAVGLRTAAGGSVEGIEETSVRALTKVVQVMPPRLRRRVDALQAYSTPAAVTGPRVNAASLTVIAQACRDDERLKFDYAARGGEESARLVEPHRLVSLGRRWYLVAWDLDRVDWRTFRVDRLSEPRTTGARYRPREIPGGDAVKFVEAQIKARPTTHSLIVRVEAPKARVEAAVRYLGGALEAIDETSCRLTMNVDTFDWPVLILAAIGAPFEVEAPSAFKDHLASVAALFTAASIGP